GAGGAAATGAGATTTTATTAGGAGTTAGTGGAGAGGATCAGGGGAAAGTATATTTTTGGATTCATGATGTAGAACCGGAAGACGAAATGGACAATATGCATATCCTTGCAGATAGTTTCACCGAGTTCTTTACTAACTTATATGAAAATGATTAATGGATATTTATTAGCTGAAAGAACCTCTTACTGAAGTTGTGACTCTTATTATTATTGCACAGGTTGTAACGGCTATAAGTGTTGGTAGAGCTAGTAAGTTAACACATAGTGAGAATCCAAAATACCCTTTTTCAAAGGAACCTCGAAATGATGAAGGTCCCTTTTTTTATACCACTATTTATAAGCGTGTATTAATTAGACATGCCCCCAATAACGCAAGACTTGATATCGAGATAAATTAACTCCCTCTAAGCTCTAAAAAGTCTTCTACTATCCTATTGAAAACATCCGGTTGATCCAAATTCGCAGTATGCCCTGCACCTGGAATTAACCCAATAAGGGCATCTTCTTTATTCTCTTTCACGTAAGCTACAGCTTCTACTTCATGCTTGTCATTGCTGCCGTTAAGCAATAGAACTGGGGTATTAAGTTTTTCGAAATCCGCTTTAGAAATACCAGGGTACTTGAAAGTCATAGTATGAAGTACGTGTTCAAGCGTTTTTCTCCATTTATTTCCGTGCAGATTTTCAAAGCTCTGAGCAATTTGTGTATTGTTCTCTTCGATATTTATAAAGTAATCATATTGTTTCTCCATTACTTCCTTTAACCTTTCGGGTATGTAGGGGGTATATCCAGTCAGTATAGTCCCTTTAACTAACTCGGGTTCTCTTAATGAAATATGTACAGCAAGAGACGCTCCTAAGGATAATCCCATTAGATACCCCTCTCCCCCTACTTTGAGTCGGGAGATTACATATTCAAGCGCGTGTTCAAAATAGTCCTCAGTAGATTCCAATGGACTATCCCCGTGCCCAGGTAAATCTAAAAATACTAGTTCATACTTCTCCTTGAAATAATCTATTTGACTACTGAAGTGCGATTTAGAAGTTCCCATAAAACCGTGCAACATATATACTTTCTCCATTTTGATCGCCCCCCCTTTGGTATAAATGTAACATATAACCCCAATTCCAAACCGATAAAAAGGCGATCATCTTAGTTAGATAATCGCCCCCTATTGTATAAGTCTCGAAATCAAGAAACTTTTGAAGTTATGTTCAATTGTTTTATTCTTTTTCCTTTATCTCTTTTAGTAACTCCACAATTTGTTCGTTTGTTTTATTCAATTTTCTCAATTGGTATTCAATTGAGAAAATCGTTATTATTACTGCTATTCCAATAATTATCCCCATAAGTTGGTCTCCTCAAATTTTATGATTCGTAAACACTATTTCCATAACTTACTCTCTTCACCCAATTAAAAATAAATCAGCCACTTTCCATTTATTACCAATTAAGAACATCAAATCTTAATTAAAGACTCTGTTAAAGTTTAGTGTTGATATTATTATAATAAAAAATTTCAAATATTTTACATAAGTTCCTTTTTTATATGTCGCTTCTTCTAATAAAGCCCGTTGAAAAAAGACCCGAAGTAGAGATATTATGGAGAACCTTTTACTATAAAAGACTTAACTTAAGAGTTAGGAGACATCCCTGCCATCATTGCAGCAAATATTATTAGGCCGGCCGTTCCCAATAAAATTATGATTGATAAAGTTGCAATAAACTTTTGTCTCTTAAAAGATAGTATGGATAATATCGTGGCTATAATCAAAAACGTCCATATGACTATGATATCCTTTGAACCTGGAAGAAAAAGTAATGATAGAAACCCGGAGATAGGGACTACGCTTAGTATCAGTATATAGATCCCCAGTAGAATATCTTTATTCTTCAATTCAGCACCCCTTCATTCTTACAAGCAATACACATCAAAAAAAACACTACTTTGAAAGTGCTTTATAGCAAGTGCAACGCGCATTTATGTATGTTTTTTTAAATTATCCTTTGTTAAATTAATTACGGATAAAACTGGATAAAGTTTCAAAACTTAGCGAACTATTCTATTTGTCTATAAACTGAGCCTTCTTCTACCCTGGTCTACACATAAAAAGGGGGCAATTCTAATGTTGCAGAATTGTCCCCTTTTGTGGAAGATTTAATCCCGAGACATTTGGAGAAGACTTTAAACTTACGCCCCTGATAGTTGAAGTAGTATTATCGAAATTTAACACTATAATACCTCATTGCTTTTGGAACACCTTCTATTTCAAATATGCCATTCACAATTAGATGTCTTCTCTCAAAAATTTAGGTTAGATAATAAATCTGGCTACTTTAATACATGTTTATTTTAGATTATCGGGATTTATATATTTCTTTAATATACTTGGGTTTATGAACCGTATTGAAATTACCTCCCCACAATTTAGACAGACAGTTAGTTCTTTTTCAAACTCTGGTACTTTTACAAATGAATTTTCACCACAGCTTTTGCATTTTTGCATCTCAATTCTTCCCACCTTTCTCACCGAATAATCATACGAACAACCCTTCAATAAACTGACTATTCCACATTCCTGTTGTCCAAGCATAAAGAAAAGAAGCCTACTCTGTGTTCGAGAAACGCCCCCATTAGTTTAAGTACAGGTTTT
This portion of the Pontibacillus halophilus JSM 076056 = DSM 19796 genome encodes:
- a CDS encoding alpha/beta fold hydrolase encodes the protein MEKVYMLHGFMGTSKSHFSSQIDYFKEKYELVFLDLPGHGDSPLESTEDYFEHALEYVISRLKVGGEGYLMGLSLGASLAVHISLREPELVKGTILTGYTPYIPERLKEVMEKQYDYFINIEENNTQIAQSFENLHGNKWRKTLEHVLHTMTFKYPGISKADFEKLNTPVLLLNGSNDKHEVEAVAYVKENKEDALIGLIPGAGHTANLDQPDVFNRIVEDFLELRGS